In Cellulomonas wangsupingiae, the genomic window GGGCCGGGATCCACGGCCAGCGTGCCACCGAGCGCGGTGACGCGCTCGCGCATGCCCCGCAGCCCGTGCCCGGGCGCCCACGCCACGGCGCCGGGCCCGTCGTCGTGCACGTCGACCTCCACGACGTCGCCGTCCCGGCGCACACGCACCGCCAGCCGGGTCGCGGCGGGCGCGTGCCGCAGCGCGTTCGTCGCCGCCTCCTGGACGCACCGCACGACGGCGACGAGGCGCTCGTCGTCGAGGCCGAGCCCGGCCTCGACGTCGAGGTCCACGTCGAGCCCCGGCAGTGCCAGCACGCCCTCCAGCGCGGACTCCAGCCCACCGGGCGCGCCCCGCAGCTCCCCGACGACGGCGCGCACGTCGCGCAGCAGGTCCTTCGCGACGTTCCGGGCCCGGGCCACGTGGGGGCCCGCCTCCGCGTCAGCGGCCGCCCGGTGCGACGCGATCTCCAGCTCGAGGGCCAGCGCGGTGAGCTGGTGGCCGACGACGTCGTGCAGGTCGCGGGCGATGCGCAGGCGCTCGGCGTCGCGGCCCGCGGCCGTGAGCAGCGCGGTCGTGGCGCGCAGGTCGGCGTGCGCGGCGGCCAGGTCCGCGTGCGCGGCGGCGAGCGCGGCGTGCGCGGCGTCCGCCTCCCTGCGGGCCTGCGCCTCGCGCGTGGCCGTGCGCACCGACATCACCGCGAACACCTGGAACGCGGTGTAGATCGCGACCGTGAACGGGATCCCGACCATCCCGCGCCCCTCCAACGCCGCCCCGACGGCCGTGACGACCGCCTGCAGGGTGACGACGGCGACCGCGCCGCGCGTGCCGAAGGTGACGGTCGCGGACACGGCCGTGACGACGAACAGCACCGACGTCCAGTCCGTCCCCGGCTCCGCCAACCACGCCACCGAGCCGGCGACCACCTCCACCACGACCAGGACCTGCGCGGGCGGTGCCCGCCGCACGCGCACGAGCTCGGCGTCGATCGCGAACGTGACGACGTAGAGCGCGAAGGCGGCCCACCAGACCACGCGTCCGGGCACCGCCCCACCGGGCGCGGCGACCTCGGTGACGAGCCGCGCCAGGCCGATGACGAGGACGGCGACCATGCCGGCGCCGGCGCCGAACCGCTGGACCGGCCGGCGCGCGGTCGGGGCGTCCGGGTCCGGCGCCCCACCCGTCGC contains:
- a CDS encoding sensor histidine kinase, with product MDVPRRQATGTTGAPSPDRPVGLDAATGGAPDPDAPTARRPVQRFGAGAGMVAVLVIGLARLVTEVAAPGGAVPGRVVWWAAFALYVVTFAIDAELVRVRRAPPAQVLVVVEVVAGSVAWLAEPGTDWTSVLFVVTAVSATVTFGTRGAVAVVTLQAVVTAVGAALEGRGMVGIPFTVAIYTAFQVFAVMSVRTATREAQARREADAAHAALAAAHADLAAAHADLRATTALLTAAGRDAERLRIARDLHDVVGHQLTALALELEIASHRAAADAEAGPHVARARNVAKDLLRDVRAVVGELRGAPGGLESALEGVLALPGLDVDLDVEAGLGLDDERLVAVVRCVQEAATNALRHAPAATRLAVRVRRDGDVVEVDVHDDGPGAVAWAPGHGLRGMRERVTALGGTLAVDPGPGRGFRVTARVPA